The Centropristis striata isolate RG_2023a ecotype Rhode Island chromosome 1, C.striata_1.0, whole genome shotgun sequence nucleotide sequence GTTCAAAATAGGACTTAAagcattcatgttttcttccagGTGAGATGTCATTTTTCCATGCACTCCAAAAGGCAAACAGAAAAATGATTCTgacaaaattttatttttcacctgccaaaaatgtgttgtttttttgtcctttaaaaaaaaaatctgttttacatGAGGAAAAAATAACCTTCCTGGCTTAATAGGTATAATTCATAAACACAAGAAGGAAAACAATTTAGATCAGACTTATTGAGacttgaagaaaacatttttgtcttaTATCATATCATcctcatttcttttttaaaatgacttatGAAGCTTTGCTCAGTTTGGAACTAGATGTTTCAACTCAAGGTATTTTTCTACGTAAACAGTGTTTGACACCACTGAACTGTGAGTCACCTGACTTTCATACTCAAAGCAAACATGTTGATAGTAAAAATACACTGTCTGCCTGTTACGTAACCAGACCTGAGAATCTGCTTCTCGCTGCTGGCACATGGTACTCAGCAGTTATTGATCCATGACGACCTGGCCTCATTATGAACAGACAGAATTGAAAGATATGAGATAGGCTTTTGATATATGAAATAAATGCCTCTAACCATAATTCATGCCTTTGGAGCAACAACACATTAGTTCTTTGTCTTGATAGTGGTTTTGCAACGGTGCATTAAATATTGAACAAAGGTAACTTACGAAGCAAGGCTCCTCCCGTGTTCAGCTGTATTAAACAGCCTAATGGGGCTGAAAAGGGCAAAGCGCTCAGGTATCCAGGCCCAGACCACTCTCATCTCAGTCCCTGTCACAACACTGGAGGTGAAGTTATTAAAGTCCACCGTCTCAACTGACTGCCTGAAAAAACATAGAAGTACACTTTATAAAATTAGTAACCCATTATAAACAGATTTCTTTCCTTACAGCTACGCCTCTTAGTGGCTGTTATAAGTGCCTGCATTAACCCACCTCTTCTGGTGCGTGCTGACACCTTTTTGCATGAGGGCGTCCTTATTAGCATTGAACAGGAGGTTGAGTTCTCTCCGCGTGGCCATCGGAATCATGAAGGCCCTCTCCAGAAGCTTATCAACCGTGCAGTGGCGAGCTACACTCTGCACAAACCTTTTCATATCTGTTCGGAAGTCCTCCACGTCTGCAACTCGAGACGACACGGATACTTTGTAGAGGTTGAGCAAAGTCAATGCCACCCTATACAAAGgatttcaaagtgttttttaatgtgtttttttcagaacTAATCATAAGAAATGACACTTGGATGTAAGGATTTTGTTCATatgtgaagctgcagcagcaaacAAACCTGTAAAGGACCTTGTAGCCCTCTAGTATGTAAACATCCAGCACCCTGATGGCATATGTGAAGGGAAGGTCAGCGAATATCCACATGATCCAGTCAGAGTAAaactcaaagaggttctggtgCGAGCTGGCGATCAGCTTTCGGATGCCTCTGCAGCACCTGTTGGCGAGGTCGCCGAAGGTCATGCAGGAAGCGCGGTAGGTGAGGAAGGTCTGGTCGATGTAACGCTTGTTGGGATCATTGTAGCAGATGAGTCTGGACACGCTGTGGAAACACTCAGCTTCATCCTCActgaagtggaggaggagggagaccaATTCAGGCAGGATGGGGCAGAAGTTCATGTCAGGGAAGCTTTTGCCGAGGCAGAGGAGGATCCTTTTAACAGAGTTCAGGCCTGCTTTGTTGAGACAGTATCTGAATGAGAGTAGAGCAagcaaaaaaaagctttatatgTAAAAGCATACACGTACACATGAAAACGACACTTAACCCTAAATAGGGCagtcattgaaatacttgcaaattccaaatttcaaccctagagaatattggaggatattacatactgccagaatgtgtaaaaaaaaaaaaaaacgtatgaaaataatattttgagaaaaaaatttacgaaattaaagtggcaaatgtacgagaaaaaaatgcgtagctttatgagatttaaagtggtgaatctgggagaaaaaagtagtttttttccccagtttttttctcataaatctgcgattttttcCGTgcagatttgccgctttaaatctcttaaatctgcaatttttttttcttttagatttgccacttcaatctagtaaatttgcaacttttttctcgaaatattacctgaagttaccaaatatagttctttgcccgataaagggttaaagaggaTAGTTCTGGTTTATTGAAGACGAGTTGTAGGAGGTATAACAACATATTTTAGCTACTTATAAAGgcccacttaaaaaaatctatcactttaaatgtacacTAAAATAAGAATTTTTCCACCACTTTACCCTGCCATAAGGGAGAACTGTTAAAGTTCACATGGTCTGAAGCCATGATTTACTTTCTTCAAAATCAGACTCACCAGaatccattgacaaaaacagtcattttaccttgcagaacatgaTAGTTGCTGTACTACAgctgctgtgattttttttttgttcatttgtgtctgtaCAAAATCTCACCAGTAATACGTTTTTGAAAGTTTACAGTTAACCACAattgaaaaaaatcttaatcaTGAGGGCATTTAATACTTCTCAGGTTTGTTATTTTGATATCTTTATATTGATACAGTACGTAGAATAATTTCACTGGATTATAGTTAACAGATACTTTGTGCAACACGtttttacatataaaaaacatataagtGATACATGAACCGATATTATCACACAAAAGTACCTGGGTATTTCTACTGCCTCCATGTACTCCGGGACAGGGTGGGAGCTGATTTTGTGTTCTCCGAAGAGCGTCTTGACCAGTTCACTGTGTGTATCTCTGTCTGGAGTGACAGACCTACTCAGACATAACATCAATGCATATTCAGATAATTTGGCTCTGTggatatacatttaaaatgcataCACGTTTGTCTTCCATGACAGAATGTtgaatttatgaaattaaatgtGACAATCTTCACCTGGTATTGATGCTGTGGATGATGTGATAGTAAGCTTTGGCCCTCAGTGTATGTGGCATGGCCCAGAATCCCTCTCGGCCCATAGTTTTCAGCTGCTGGTGATCACTCTGCAGGATCTGCTGGTATTTTATTGCCGCTTCAGGGTCAATCTTCTCCCAGTCCACAAACTGTCCATACTTCATCCCCGAGCTGGAGCAGATTTCCCAGTTGTCCGACTCAGATATGGTCATCATGGACACTGACTTGAGATTGCCTTTACTGCCTAAACAaataa carries:
- the LOC131976781 gene encoding TBC1 domain family member 24-like, with product MSHDHSPQAYIKPRSSQRAASNRRQFFICQIVFHQRIRPEMIDVSMHASSDQDLGSGGRSRQRSHSYYSSEDSKKYGGQTQTEDTFLRPRSRSFYSYETSEHHTDYDTGSFTGSSSPQQRASSILQYQVNKKEKREENGASVRVTSKKSKFKPNKRSPTRELNGSKGNLKSVSMMTISESDNWEICSSSGMKYGQFVDWEKIDPEAAIKYQQILQSDHQQLKTMGREGFWAMPHTLRAKAYYHIIHSINTRSVTPDRDTHSELVKTLFGEHKISSHPVPEYMEAVEIPRYCLNKAGLNSVKRILLCLGKSFPDMNFCPILPELVSLLLHFSEDEAECFHSVSRLICYNDPNKRYIDQTFLTYRASCMTFGDLANRCCRGIRKLIASSHQNLFEFYSDWIMWIFADLPFTYAIRVLDVYILEGYKVLYRVALTLLNLYKVSVSSRVADVEDFRTDMKRFVQSVARHCTVDKLLERAFMIPMATRRELNLLFNANKDALMQKGVSTHQKRQSVETVDFNNFTSSVVTGTEMRVVWAWIPERFALFSPIRLFNTAEHGRSLASFYSHVEGHEPVVLMIKTMGEEVFGAFLSTDVIERRKHDSDGLTYFGTGECFVFTLRPNMEHYQQTMVNIMTRRSSPQQPRDSSRASSQVSNSGCSPTTTATATLTCPAGTPQDPSYLTIPFTAPAEEPMTAKEPKRPKEQEASMFIAGSDSQLVIGGNGGHALCLQEDLEGGYSEPCDTFKSIPLCKGHFKIQALEVWGIQNSISFSHCFPSQ